The Humulus lupulus chromosome 4, drHumLupu1.1, whole genome shotgun sequence genome has a window encoding:
- the LOC133829791 gene encoding carbonic anhydrase 2-like yields MADEQFSQLANFECSIKKNLVIISEKAESESESDEDESFDKVQPEHVDPVQKIVHGFKHFLSNKFHKYPCLFNELAATQHPKFLVFACSDSRVSPSHILNFQPGEAFMARNIGNLIPTFDQLKYSNVGAIIEYAVEELKVENILVIGHSRCGGVKRLMSYPEDGSAPFDFIDDWVNIAQAAKDKVKAEHKNLTFEEQCEICAEEAVNVSLKNLHSYPFVQRGVEEKKIALRGGYYDFVNGSFKLWELE; encoded by the exons ATGGCCGATGAACAGTTTTCCCAGTTGGCCAATTTTGAATGCAGCATCAAGAAGAATCTGGTGATCATCag TGAGAAGGCCGAAAGTGAAAGCGAAAGCGATGAAGATGAAAGCTTTGACAAGGTGCAACCTGAGCATGTTGATCCTGTTCAGAAAATTGTTCATGGATTTAAGCACTTTCTCTCCAATAAATTTCA CAAGTACCCATGCTTGTTTAATGAACTTGCCGCAACCCAACATCCTAAG TTTTTAGTATTTGCATGCTCGGATTCTCGAGTGAGTCCTTCCCATATCTTAAATTTTCAACCCGGAGAAGCTTTCATGGCCCGCAATATTGGCAACTTGATTCCAACTTTTGACCaa TTGAAATACTCAAACGTCGGAGCAATTATTGAATATGCGGTAGAGGAGCTTAAGGTAGAGAATATTTTGGTGATTGGACATAGTCGTTGTGGTGGCGTAAAAAGGCTTATGTCTTATCCTGAAGATGGTTCAGCTCCCTT TGACTTCATTGATGATTGGGTCAACATTGCTCAAGCTGCCAAGGATAAAGTCAAGGCTGAACACAAAAATTTGACATTTGAAGAACAATGTGAAATATGTGCTGAG GAAGCAGTGAATGTGTCTCTAAAGAATCTACATTCTTATCCATTTGTTCAAAGAGGAGTTGAAGAGAAAAAGATAGCACTTAGGGGTGGATACTATGATTTTGTGAATGGATCTTTCAAGCTATGGGAACTTGAGTAG